In Drosophila bipectinata strain 14024-0381.07 chromosome 2R, DbipHiC1v2, whole genome shotgun sequence, one genomic interval encodes:
- the LOC138926111 gene encoding male-specific sperm protein Mst84Dd produces MCCGYGPTVCYPCCSPCFSGRCFAPRCGFYSGPCGPCCGGGCCSSCGPSC; encoded by the coding sequence ATGTGTTGCGGATACGGGCCTACAGTGTGCTACCCCTGCTGTAGCCCCTGCTTCAGTGGAAGATGCTTTGCCCCACGATGCGGGTTTTACAGTGGACCATGTGGACCCTGCTGCGGAGGTGGCTGCTGTAGTAGCTGTGGACCATCTTGCTAG
- the LOC108125053 gene encoding protein starmaker, which translates to MSCICEYYSGGENNQTGDDQVDPSLETTPTSDENGPAAANSTKEEENDSEAGTKDLEVSASDLADCQAENWLLKKKLLDYEVTIENLEQLVTTIVEKQHQILSEMFQLRKENRELLTECQMQREYHFMERNALMKELHDLRTLPVDKRRVLECPSGSEREESDEDVVEEYSSGDGSEGQTQNDDTARSDESGSDDDENYAGRSSASETSGRSSSLSEASKSTGSDSDEGSEDEEGSSGSSSDSD; encoded by the exons ATGTCCTGTATTTGTGAATATTATTCTGGCGGTGAAAATAACCAAACAGGTGATGACCAGGTGGATCCCTCATTGGAAACAACTCCTACTTCTGACGAGAATGGTCCTGCCGCCGCAAATTCCACAAAAGA GGAGGAGAATGACTCAGAAGCCGGCACTAAAGACTTGGAAGTTTCCGCTTCCGACCTGGCCGATTGTCAGGCCGAAAACTGGCTGCTGAAAAAAAAGCTGCTGGACTACGAGGTGACCATTGAAAATCTGGAGCAGCTGGTGACCACCATAGTGGAGAAGCAGCACCAGATCCTGAGCGAGATGTTCCAGCTGCGCAAGGAGAATCGAGAACTCCTGACAGAGTGCCAAATGCAGCGCGAGTACCACTTCATGGAGCGGAATGCTCTGATGAAGGAGCTCCACGATCTTCGCACATTGCCTGTTGACAAGAGGCGAGTCTTG GAGTGTCCTTCGGGCAGCGAAAGGGAGGAATCCGACGAGGACGTGGTGGAGGAGTACTCTAGCGGAGACGGGAGTGAGGGCCAGACGCAAAACGATGACACCGCCAGAAGTGATGAAAGCGGATCGGATGATGATGAGAATTACGCTGGCCGTAGCTCGGCTTCGGAGACTTCCGGCAGAAGCTCATCCTTGTCTGAAGCCTCCAAGTCAACGGGATCCGATTCGGATGAAGGTTCTGAAGACGAAGAGGGAAGCTCCGGTAGTTCCAGCGACTCTGATTAA